One Dethiosulfovibrio faecalis DNA window includes the following coding sequences:
- a CDS encoding chromate transporter — translation MILKVFAAFLRAGFLGFGGGAAIAPAIHKEAVDRYGWVDDGTFNDVLALSNTLPGPAAPQMAAVIGYRAAGIGGMLAAVSALVVPMAVLVVVLISWIFSAVGESADKMLILKRSTVAVFPLVSAMLCRLMLKFYRQGSEAIGPVRTVLFSLVCLALLYLGVDNGFVILAMISLAITSAAPWPRWLCYGMVVPVAALLFVHSDLVSTLSMAVPDYLEWSVVLWLLVAGGVGLWTTPAEGDLPNSTGEAGLRPVLGDLGRIWAAVLAVCVPLVMLCPLLRSSAYLALLAGMTFTGLMTFGGGPVFIPLAIGLLAGPSSQIFLYTRERLMQYIAIVNALPSPIISKLSAVSGWDMVQRVADSGTAYSGPLWLWASAGGAILVVAMVLPAVTNSLVAFSCLDRIKRSPGMKAMTKFILPVLMAIFLSVFISFMETTFHTVASFPGQSAISSGLQCVWLFCLFLWLQTRLRRIPDPLLILAAVAYGILIL, via the coding sequence TTGATATTAAAGGTCTTTGCGGCTTTTCTGAGGGCCGGTTTTCTGGGATTCGGAGGAGGGGCCGCCATAGCCCCGGCGATACATAAAGAGGCTGTCGATAGATATGGCTGGGTGGACGACGGAACCTTCAACGACGTGCTGGCGCTGTCGAACACCCTGCCGGGGCCGGCGGCCCCTCAGATGGCGGCGGTCATAGGCTACAGGGCGGCGGGAATCGGCGGAATGCTGGCGGCCGTCTCCGCTCTAGTGGTGCCCATGGCGGTGTTGGTGGTGGTCCTAATATCCTGGATCTTCTCCGCCGTGGGGGAGAGCGCCGACAAGATGCTGATCCTGAAGAGGAGCACCGTGGCAGTGTTCCCCCTGGTGTCGGCCATGCTCTGTCGACTGATGCTCAAGTTCTACCGTCAGGGATCGGAGGCCATAGGGCCGGTCAGGACGGTGCTGTTCTCTCTGGTGTGTCTGGCTCTGCTCTACCTGGGGGTGGACAACGGCTTCGTCATATTGGCCATGATCTCCCTGGCGATCACCTCTGCCGCTCCCTGGCCCAGGTGGCTCTGCTACGGCATGGTGGTGCCGGTGGCTGCTCTGCTGTTCGTCCACAGCGACCTCGTTTCGACTCTGAGCATGGCCGTTCCGGATTACCTGGAATGGTCGGTGGTGCTGTGGCTTCTGGTAGCGGGGGGCGTCGGGCTTTGGACCACCCCTGCGGAAGGTGATCTGCCGAACTCGACCGGCGAGGCAGGGCTGCGTCCGGTTCTAGGAGACCTCGGGCGGATCTGGGCGGCGGTGCTGGCTGTCTGCGTGCCGTTGGTGATGCTCTGTCCTCTTCTTCGATCCTCGGCCTACCTGGCGCTTCTGGCCGGGATGACCTTTACCGGACTCATGACCTTCGGAGGCGGACCGGTGTTCATCCCGCTTGCCATAGGGCTTCTGGCCGGGCCGTCGTCCCAGATATTCCTCTACACCAGGGAAAGGCTCATGCAGTACATAGCCATAGTGAACGCCTTGCCGTCCCCCATAATATCCAAGCTCTCCGCCGTCTCCGGCTGGGACATGGTGCAGAGGGTGGCCGATTCGGGAACGGCCTACTCCGGCCCTCTTTGGCTTTGGGCGTCGGCGGGGGGAGCCATCCTGGTGGTCGCCATGGTGCTCCCGGCGGTCACGAACTCGTTGGTCGCCTTCTCCTGTCTCGACAGAATAAAGAGATCTCCGGGTATGAAGGCCATGACCAAATTTATCCTTCCCGTTCTCATGGCCATATTCCTGTCGGTCTTCATCTCCTTCATGGAGACCACCTTTCACACCGTAGCCTCCTTCCCGGGGCAGTCGGCTATATCGTCGGGGTTACAGTGCGTCTGGCTCTTCTGCCTCTTCCTCTGGCTACAGACCCGCCTGCGCAGGATACCCGACCCCCTTTTGATATTGGCCGCCGTGGCCTACGGAATTCTGATCCTCTGA
- a CDS encoding AAA family ATPase — protein MNKGYLSSVTLKNLTAFSSVTGRFSPGLNVLVGEGGSGKSHMMKFLYGACEASLGQRSFPEKLTRLFMPLGGRIGRLVRRGEELSSGAIEVRKTRDGGEDHILCSFDDSADSPSEVEMVGEREWLAHPLESVFLPVKEMLVHAPNFTALHRAGRLAFDDTYADVIERAMAQPDAPLDEDMTELALDLERRIGGQVVEREGGFFLQSEYDDLEFSLMAEGLRKLGVLWRLIRNGTLTGGSVLFWDEPEANVNPSAIGPMMEIVLAIQRRGVQVFLATHDYVVLKELDLRAKEEDDIRFHALFRNGRGIDISSTEDYPSLHPNVISQVFMDLYHRDATRALLESEEGES, from the coding sequence ATGAACAAGGGTTACCTTTCGTCGGTGACGTTGAAAAACCTGACCGCCTTCTCCTCCGTCACAGGTCGTTTTTCACCGGGACTGAACGTGCTGGTGGGAGAGGGAGGTTCGGGCAAGTCTCACATGATGAAGTTTCTCTACGGAGCCTGCGAGGCCTCGCTGGGCCAGAGGAGTTTCCCCGAGAAGCTGACCAGGCTGTTCATGCCCCTGGGCGGACGGATCGGACGTCTGGTGCGGAGGGGAGAGGAGCTGTCCTCCGGTGCCATAGAGGTCAGGAAGACGAGAGACGGCGGAGAGGACCACATTCTATGTTCCTTCGACGATAGTGCGGATAGCCCGAGCGAGGTTGAGATGGTGGGAGAGAGGGAGTGGCTGGCCCATCCCCTCGAGAGCGTTTTTCTGCCTGTGAAGGAGATGCTGGTCCACGCTCCGAACTTCACGGCGCTTCACCGGGCGGGGCGGCTGGCCTTCGACGACACCTACGCCGACGTGATAGAGAGGGCCATGGCCCAGCCGGACGCACCTCTGGACGAGGACATGACGGAGCTGGCCCTGGATCTGGAGCGGCGTATAGGCGGTCAGGTGGTGGAGAGAGAGGGAGGCTTTTTCCTTCAGTCCGAATACGACGATCTGGAGTTCTCCCTGATGGCGGAGGGGCTGAGAAAGCTCGGCGTTCTCTGGAGGCTGATACGAAACGGCACCCTCACGGGAGGGAGCGTCCTCTTCTGGGACGAGCCGGAGGCGAACGTAAACCCGTCGGCCATAGGACCTATGATGGAGATCGTCCTGGCGATACAGAGAAGAGGGGTCCAGGTTTTTCTGGCCACCCACGATTACGTGGTGCTAAAGGAGCTGGACCTCAGGGCAAAGGAGGAGGACGACATTCGCTTCCACGCCCTGTTCCGAAACGGCAGGGGGATAGACATATCCTCTACGGAGGACTATCCGTCGCTTCACCCCAACGTGATATCCCAGGTCTTCATGGACCTCTACCACAGGGACGCCACCAGGGCCCTTCTGGAATCGGAGGAGGGAGAGAGTTGA
- a CDS encoding methyl-accepting chemotaxis protein, translated as MRLRLRGRMLALLLGGLLAVQGTIVVYLALTVRGNAVDQAEKTVQAEAEGSASDVSRAMERFTVAARTLASSLEGVDGSTSGARSTVLDIVRSVLERTPGALSVWFVFEPDAFDGKDGQFAGVDGFQDTGRFEGTFIREGGSVVRTYDTTEESLKDGDWYYGVLRSGRPVMAEPCRYSYTDDESRSHFITGVSIPLEKDGKIVGVAGVDLDLGIFSELMESISVTDHSYASLFSDDGYVIYHPDEDLVEKNLQEMGSDRVHDLGHVLNVLSSGGDEVSVYRDPELGEEALKARIPVSFGLGLNPWSLAITVPLSDVTAKADAVVRDVILASLAGLLILAVVMFFVTGRIVRPIEGISEILKKFSQLDFKSDGSRSWLFKYRNDEIADAVQSLVDMQIKVSDFVRAIQKESGVFSGTSQSLAALAQETVASMEEVKSSVDHVGDLSEANSAALEETTVGVEEVSAGASGAADSAAEGSEESAEMSRISGEAVKNVRAMVEMIKSVGERSERTVDSMSQVEGSVESITSFVDTIASIADQTNLLALNAAIEAARAGEHGRGFAVVAEEVRKLAEESNKAAKEVADLIGSLRENASSSTSSMKEVDQLVDRIVSASDSAISNLDDALVRISKVEDVMQNIAALAEEQAAASQEMASGIDQATKGTVEITEILLNVKKGSEDTASASDQVAQEAQALSSGAERLSSIAARFALDQENDLSLRKE; from the coding sequence ATGCGTTTGAGGCTTAGAGGCAGGATGTTGGCTTTACTTTTGGGAGGACTGCTGGCGGTCCAGGGAACAATAGTCGTCTATCTGGCCCTTACGGTAAGGGGAAATGCCGTGGATCAGGCGGAGAAGACGGTTCAGGCGGAGGCGGAGGGGAGTGCATCCGACGTCTCAAGGGCCATGGAGCGCTTCACGGTGGCGGCCAGGACCCTGGCGTCCTCCCTCGAGGGTGTGGACGGCTCCACGTCAGGGGCCAGATCGACCGTGCTGGATATTGTCCGTAGCGTGTTGGAGCGAACTCCCGGGGCCTTGTCGGTGTGGTTCGTCTTCGAGCCCGACGCCTTCGACGGGAAGGACGGTCAGTTTGCCGGGGTCGACGGTTTTCAGGACACCGGTCGTTTCGAGGGAACCTTCATCCGAGAGGGCGGTTCCGTGGTCAGGACCTACGACACCACCGAGGAGAGTCTCAAGGACGGGGACTGGTACTATGGGGTCCTCCGGTCCGGCAGACCGGTCATGGCCGAGCCCTGCCGCTATTCCTACACCGATGACGAGAGCCGGTCTCACTTCATAACCGGTGTGTCCATTCCATTGGAGAAGGACGGTAAGATCGTAGGGGTGGCTGGGGTCGATCTGGATCTGGGGATCTTTTCCGAGCTGATGGAGTCAATCTCTGTGACGGATCATAGCTACGCCTCTCTCTTTTCGGACGACGGTTACGTCATATATCATCCCGATGAGGATCTGGTGGAGAAGAACCTTCAGGAGATGGGATCGGACCGGGTCCACGATCTGGGGCACGTTCTGAACGTTCTCTCTTCCGGGGGCGATGAGGTATCGGTTTACCGGGATCCCGAGCTGGGAGAGGAGGCCCTCAAGGCCCGCATTCCCGTGTCCTTCGGGTTAGGCCTGAATCCCTGGAGCCTGGCCATAACCGTTCCCCTCTCGGACGTAACAGCGAAAGCCGATGCGGTCGTCCGTGACGTTATTCTGGCGTCTCTGGCCGGGTTGCTTATCCTCGCGGTGGTGATGTTTTTCGTCACAGGCAGGATAGTGAGACCGATAGAGGGAATTTCGGAGATTCTGAAGAAGTTCTCCCAACTTGACTTTAAGTCGGACGGGTCTAGATCCTGGCTTTTCAAGTATCGCAACGACGAGATCGCCGATGCGGTCCAATCTCTCGTGGATATGCAGATCAAGGTGAGCGATTTCGTCCGTGCGATCCAAAAGGAATCCGGCGTTTTCTCCGGCACCTCCCAGTCCTTGGCCGCCCTGGCCCAGGAGACCGTGGCGTCCATGGAGGAGGTCAAGTCCTCGGTGGACCATGTGGGAGACCTTTCGGAGGCCAACTCGGCGGCCCTGGAGGAGACCACCGTCGGAGTGGAGGAGGTCTCGGCCGGGGCTTCCGGTGCGGCGGATAGCGCGGCGGAGGGCTCCGAGGAATCGGCCGAGATGAGTCGCATCAGCGGGGAGGCCGTTAAGAACGTCAGGGCCATGGTGGAGATGATAAAGTCCGTGGGAGAGAGGTCCGAGAGGACCGTCGATAGCATGAGTCAGGTTGAGGGGTCGGTGGAGTCCATCACATCCTTCGTGGATACCATCGCATCCATAGCGGACCAGACCAATCTGCTGGCTTTGAACGCCGCCATAGAGGCCGCCCGGGCGGGAGAACACGGGCGGGGGTTTGCCGTTGTCGCCGAGGAGGTCCGCAAGCTGGCGGAGGAGAGCAACAAAGCGGCCAAGGAGGTCGCCGATCTGATAGGTTCCCTCAGGGAAAACGCATCGTCGTCCACCTCTTCCATGAAGGAGGTCGACCAGCTGGTCGATCGGATAGTGTCGGCATCCGATTCGGCCATATCCAACCTGGACGACGCTCTGGTGCGTATCTCCAAGGTGGAGGACGTGATGCAGAACATCGCCGCCCTGGCGGAGGAGCAGGCTGCTGCCAGCCAGGAGATGGCCTCCGGGATCGATCAGGCCACCAAGGGGACCGTGGAGATCACGGAGATACTGCTGAACGTGAAGAAGGGAAGCGAGGATACCGCTTCGGCCTCGGATCAGGTGGCTCAGGAAGCTCAGGCACTCTCTTCCGGTGCTGAACGTCTCAGCTCGATAGCCGCTCGGTTTGCCCTGGACCAGGAGAACGATCTGTCGTTGAGAAAAGAATAG
- a CDS encoding efflux RND transporter permease subunit has protein sequence MSNPASFALRKRTFMAVITVMIVAAGIIAYGKLGRLEDPTFTIKTALVVTPYPGASPSEVEEEVTDVVEEAVQSMGQVKEVRSTSQEGLSLVYVDMQDDYRSHELPQIWDELRKKVSDVRGQLPPGAGPSIVNDDFGDVYGVFFALTGKGYTMKQLEDYAKDLKKELLLCDDVAKVSIWGTREERIYVEFKRSRLTELGIPPASIYATLSGQNLVETAGKVDIDGEYVRISPTGAFPDESAIGDLLIGGMKGLVRLGDVATVTRGYQDPPDKTMEFDGKPAVGIGISTVTGGNVITMGNSIRETLAEIESNRPLGMELSPVYYQSDIVTESVSVFITNLAEAVGIVIAVLMVFMGWQSGLLIGFILLLTILATFLGMLLLDIDLQKVSLGALILALGMLVDNAIVVADGILVKVEKGETREQAAVDIVRDTQWPLLGATLVAILAFTAIGFAPGNIGEFCRSLFEVMALSLSISWILAVTVTPLLCVWFLKIPKESTDPYDRPLYRFYRRALRSCLAHRWITIGAVLAMLIVALIGFGAVPQTFFPDSTQKRFYVNYWKPQGSHIDETRSDMSSIGEFVSELEGVESVASFVGEGTLRFVLSYNYESPNGSYGQLLVQVDDVSRIDGLIDRIEEHIYENYPDSESHCTKLPNGPGLEYKVGVRFRGPDVEVLKDLADRALKVMRDTPNVADLRTDWRQPVHVLRPIFSESKARQAGVSRNNLHQALQWTYGGSRVGIYREGDDLIPIVSRPPEDERTSVGSLGDVQVWSDGAMAFVPLSKVTDGEELIWEDPLIKRHDRQRAISVECNPVTGLAEPLRRQLLPGMDGIDLPPGYSMDWIGEYEDSLEAQEPLQKTFPICLVAMFVTVVWLFNSLRRPVVIFLTVPLSIIGVVGGMLLFGIPFGFMSILGFLGLSGMLIKNAIVLIDELDLQLKEGKEPYHAVVDSAVSRLRPVAMAAATTILGMAPLLFDPMYSGMSITIMGGLFVGTFLTLIVVPVLYSVFHGVTEA, from the coding sequence ATGAGCAATCCCGCTTCCTTCGCCTTAAGAAAGAGGACCTTCATGGCGGTTATAACCGTCATGATAGTGGCCGCCGGTATAATCGCCTACGGAAAGCTGGGTAGGCTGGAGGATCCCACCTTCACCATAAAGACCGCCCTGGTGGTGACCCCCTATCCAGGAGCCTCCCCCTCGGAGGTCGAGGAGGAGGTCACGGACGTGGTGGAGGAGGCCGTCCAGTCCATGGGACAGGTCAAAGAGGTCCGATCCACCTCTCAGGAAGGACTGTCCCTGGTCTACGTGGATATGCAGGACGACTACCGCTCTCACGAGCTGCCCCAGATATGGGACGAGCTCAGAAAAAAGGTGTCCGACGTTCGAGGACAGCTGCCCCCCGGGGCCGGTCCCTCCATAGTCAACGACGACTTCGGCGACGTCTACGGAGTCTTCTTCGCCCTGACCGGAAAGGGCTACACCATGAAGCAGCTGGAGGACTACGCAAAGGACCTCAAGAAGGAACTGCTTCTGTGCGACGACGTGGCAAAGGTGTCCATATGGGGAACCAGGGAGGAGCGGATATACGTCGAGTTCAAACGGTCCCGACTGACCGAACTTGGCATACCTCCGGCAAGCATATACGCCACCCTCTCGGGGCAGAATCTGGTGGAGACGGCGGGAAAGGTCGACATAGACGGAGAGTACGTCCGTATCTCTCCCACCGGCGCCTTTCCTGACGAGTCGGCCATAGGCGATCTGCTCATAGGCGGAATGAAAGGGCTGGTTCGGCTGGGCGACGTCGCCACGGTCACCAGGGGCTATCAGGACCCGCCGGATAAGACTATGGAGTTCGACGGAAAACCCGCCGTAGGAATAGGGATCTCCACCGTTACCGGCGGCAACGTCATAACCATGGGAAACTCCATAAGGGAGACCCTGGCCGAAATAGAGTCGAACAGACCTCTGGGGATGGAGCTTTCGCCGGTCTACTATCAGAGCGACATAGTGACAGAGTCTGTGTCGGTATTCATAACCAACCTCGCCGAGGCGGTGGGAATAGTCATAGCGGTGCTTATGGTCTTCATGGGATGGCAGAGCGGTCTTCTTATCGGCTTTATACTGCTTCTCACCATACTCGCCACCTTCTTGGGGATGTTGCTGCTCGACATCGACCTTCAGAAGGTCTCTCTAGGGGCCCTCATTCTGGCCCTGGGAATGCTGGTGGACAACGCCATAGTCGTGGCCGACGGCATACTGGTCAAGGTGGAGAAAGGCGAGACCAGAGAGCAGGCGGCGGTGGACATAGTGAGAGACACCCAGTGGCCCCTTCTGGGAGCCACGTTGGTGGCCATATTGGCCTTCACCGCCATAGGGTTCGCCCCGGGAAACATAGGCGAGTTCTGCCGAAGCCTCTTCGAGGTGATGGCCCTGTCTCTGTCCATAAGCTGGATACTGGCGGTCACCGTGACGCCCCTTCTGTGCGTGTGGTTTCTGAAGATACCCAAGGAGAGTACCGACCCCTACGACAGGCCTCTCTACCGGTTCTACCGAAGGGCGCTTCGATCCTGTCTGGCCCATCGGTGGATCACGATCGGGGCGGTCCTGGCGATGCTGATCGTCGCCCTGATAGGCTTCGGGGCCGTGCCTCAGACCTTCTTCCCCGACTCGACGCAGAAACGGTTCTACGTCAACTACTGGAAACCTCAGGGATCCCACATAGACGAAACCCGTTCGGACATGTCATCCATAGGCGAGTTCGTATCGGAACTGGAGGGGGTGGAGTCGGTGGCGTCCTTCGTGGGAGAGGGAACCCTGCGCTTCGTGCTTTCCTACAACTACGAGTCTCCCAACGGCAGCTACGGTCAGCTTCTGGTCCAGGTGGACGACGTCTCCAGGATCGACGGACTGATAGACCGAATAGAGGAGCATATATACGAAAACTATCCCGACTCGGAGTCCCACTGCACCAAGCTGCCCAACGGTCCGGGGCTGGAGTACAAGGTGGGGGTCCGTTTCAGAGGCCCCGACGTCGAGGTGTTGAAGGACCTGGCGGATCGGGCCTTGAAGGTAATGAGGGATACCCCCAACGTGGCCGACCTGCGCACCGACTGGAGGCAGCCTGTACACGTCTTGAGGCCGATTTTCTCCGAGAGCAAGGCCAGACAGGCCGGAGTCAGCAGAAACAACCTCCATCAGGCCCTTCAGTGGACCTACGGCGGAAGCAGGGTGGGAATCTACCGTGAGGGAGACGATCTTATACCGATAGTCTCCCGTCCTCCCGAGGACGAGAGGACCTCTGTAGGTTCCCTGGGAGACGTGCAGGTATGGAGCGACGGGGCTATGGCCTTCGTCCCCCTGTCCAAGGTGACCGACGGAGAGGAACTGATCTGGGAGGACCCTCTGATAAAGAGGCACGACCGTCAGAGGGCCATCTCGGTGGAGTGCAACCCCGTCACCGGCCTGGCCGAGCCCCTGAGGCGACAGCTTCTTCCGGGGATGGACGGGATAGATCTCCCTCCAGGCTACTCTATGGACTGGATAGGCGAGTACGAGGATTCCCTGGAGGCCCAGGAACCCCTCCAGAAGACGTTCCCGATCTGTCTTGTGGCGATGTTCGTAACTGTTGTGTGGCTGTTCAACTCCCTGAGAAGACCGGTGGTCATCTTCCTCACCGTACCTCTTTCCATAATAGGGGTGGTGGGAGGAATGCTGCTTTTCGGAATACCCTTCGGGTTCATGTCCATACTGGGCTTCCTGGGGCTTTCGGGAATGCTCATAAAGAACGCCATAGTCCTGATAGACGAACTGGACCTACAGCTCAAGGAGGGCAAGGAACCCTATCACGCCGTGGTGGACTCTGCGGTTAGCCGACTCCGTCCCGTCGCGATGGCGGCGGCGACCACCATATTGGGAATGGCCCCTCTCCTCTTCGACCCGATGTACTCGGGGATGTCGATAACCATAATGGGAGGTCTCTTCGTCGGCACCTTCCTGACCCTCATAGTCGTGCCGGTGCTATACTCGGTCTTTCACGGGGTCACTGAGGCATAA
- a CDS encoding purine nucleoside permease: MIRIRKAILTAIAAVVLSAGTLYADEPVKIKALVMAMFEIGDYSGDFAGEFQHFYEGYLSDAVSYDVKGAPNPLFVAESGVAGAVVGEGKAQAASTLTAILSDPRFDFDGTYFITSGCAGASPERSTLGSVVICDAVVDYELGHGWKQSDCLPGTPTFMAMDDFAEVGYISLNRELLKKAREACDEVELADCSEAKAYRALYPQKVANGVPSIQYGVSVTGDSYWHGRGSSVAADHVCAVYGAETYMVTQMEDSAFAAVLRNFGYLNRYLVIRDVVNFDRPHPGQTVRESLKASSGGFSIGMTNGYRVASAVLDHILANPREWEEITR; this comes from the coding sequence GTGATCAGGATAAGAAAAGCGATTCTGACTGCGATTGCTGCGGTCGTTCTTTCTGCCGGGACACTGTATGCCGATGAACCGGTCAAGATAAAGGCGTTGGTAATGGCGATGTTCGAGATAGGAGACTACTCGGGAGATTTCGCCGGGGAATTTCAACATTTTTACGAGGGCTATCTGTCCGATGCAGTCTCTTACGATGTGAAGGGGGCTCCCAATCCTTTGTTCGTGGCGGAGTCCGGCGTAGCGGGAGCGGTAGTGGGAGAGGGTAAGGCTCAGGCGGCGTCGACCCTGACTGCTATTCTCTCCGATCCGCGGTTCGATTTCGACGGAACCTATTTCATAACCTCCGGTTGTGCCGGAGCCTCTCCCGAAAGGAGTACCCTGGGGTCGGTAGTTATCTGCGATGCCGTGGTGGACTACGAGCTGGGGCATGGATGGAAGCAGTCGGACTGTCTTCCGGGAACCCCGACTTTCATGGCGATGGACGACTTCGCCGAGGTCGGATATATCTCGTTGAATCGCGAGTTGTTAAAAAAAGCTAGAGAAGCCTGTGACGAGGTCGAATTGGCAGATTGTTCCGAGGCAAAGGCATATAGGGCTCTGTACCCTCAGAAGGTGGCGAACGGAGTTCCGTCGATTCAGTACGGCGTTTCCGTAACGGGAGATTCCTACTGGCACGGCAGAGGTAGTTCCGTGGCGGCCGATCACGTATGTGCAGTTTATGGAGCCGAAACCTATATGGTTACCCAGATGGAGGACAGCGCTTTTGCGGCGGTGCTTAGAAATTTCGGATATCTAAATCGTTATCTGGTGATAAGAGACGTGGTTAATTTCGATCGTCCCCATCCCGGGCAGACCGTTAGGGAAAGTCTGAAGGCTTCTTCCGGAGGATTCTCCATTGGTATGACGAACGGATACAGAGTCGCTTCCGCCGTATTGGACCATATTCTGGCGAATCCAAGGGAGTGGGAGGAGATTACGCGGTAA
- a CDS encoding gamma-glutamyltransferase family protein, with translation MKAFDPQRYRYPSRRALVYGSRGMVATSHPQAAQAGLDTLKKGGNAVDAAIATAAALTVVEPTSNGLGSDAFAIICKDGRLYGINGSGPSPKTLTRDLLNKKGLSRLPSMGWLPVCVPGAVATWAAMSKRMGRLPLSEVLAPAVDLAKQGVAVPPTVSKNWNLALDKYGTSGDPALSPWKDTFVFDGKTPEPGDIVRLVHHGKTLELIARSDGRDLYQGELADRIVSFASETGGLLAFEDLVEYTPEWVEPLSVDYGGLTAWELPPNGQGMVALMALGILNGPEPSDPNSPESVHRSIEALKLAFADGHRYICDPHMADVPVDRLLSDGYLAERSRLLGDRAARPEPGDPNSGGTVYLATADGFGNMVSMIQSNYTGFGSGVVVPGTGIALNNRGLGFSMEPGHPNEIMPGKRPYHTIIPGFLTKGGEPLGPFGVMGGYMQPQGHLQVITNLVRRGMNPQEALDAPRWQWTGGLDVSVEQSFPSDMARALSRMGHHITVVLEPDSFGRGQIILKTDKGSLVGATEPRADGTVATW, from the coding sequence ATGAAGGCTTTCGATCCTCAGCGCTACAGATATCCGTCCAGACGGGCTCTGGTCTACGGTTCCCGTGGAATGGTGGCTACCTCCCATCCTCAGGCCGCCCAGGCCGGTCTGGATACGCTCAAAAAAGGTGGAAATGCCGTGGACGCGGCAATCGCCACCGCTGCGGCCTTGACGGTGGTGGAGCCCACCAGCAACGGCCTGGGTAGCGACGCCTTCGCCATAATATGCAAAGACGGAAGGCTCTACGGCATAAACGGCAGCGGACCTTCCCCCAAGACTCTTACGAGAGACTTATTAAATAAGAAGGGACTTTCCCGGCTGCCCTCCATGGGGTGGCTTCCCGTATGCGTTCCCGGAGCCGTCGCAACCTGGGCGGCCATGTCAAAGAGGATGGGCCGTCTGCCCCTATCGGAGGTCCTGGCCCCTGCGGTGGACCTGGCTAAACAGGGCGTGGCCGTGCCTCCTACGGTGTCGAAAAACTGGAATCTGGCCCTGGATAAATACGGAACCTCCGGCGACCCCGCCCTTTCCCCGTGGAAAGACACCTTCGTGTTCGACGGAAAAACCCCCGAGCCGGGAGATATCGTCCGTCTGGTGCATCACGGAAAAACATTGGAGCTGATAGCCCGTTCCGACGGCAGGGATCTTTATCAGGGCGAGCTGGCCGATAGGATCGTCTCCTTCGCCTCCGAGACAGGCGGTCTCCTCGCCTTCGAGGACCTGGTGGAATACACTCCCGAATGGGTGGAGCCCCTCTCGGTGGACTACGGAGGCCTTACCGCCTGGGAGCTGCCGCCGAACGGCCAGGGCATGGTCGCCCTGATGGCCCTGGGGATACTGAACGGTCCGGAGCCCTCCGATCCTAACTCGCCCGAGTCGGTCCACCGCTCCATAGAGGCTCTGAAGCTGGCCTTCGCGGACGGACACCGCTACATATGCGATCCCCATATGGCGGATGTTCCGGTGGACCGGCTGCTGTCCGACGGTTATCTTGCCGAGCGGAGTCGCCTGCTGGGAGACAGGGCCGCTCGGCCCGAACCCGGCGATCCCAACTCGGGCGGCACCGTCTACCTGGCGACGGCCGACGGCTTCGGCAACATGGTCTCAATGATACAGAGCAACTACACCGGCTTCGGTTCCGGCGTCGTCGTCCCCGGAACGGGAATAGCCCTCAACAACAGGGGGCTGGGCTTCTCGATGGAGCCGGGCCATCCCAACGAGATCATGCCGGGAAAGAGGCCCTATCACACCATAATTCCCGGCTTTCTCACCAAGGGCGGCGAGCCCCTGGGTCCCTTCGGTGTAATGGGAGGCTACATGCAGCCTCAGGGCCACCTTCAGGTTATAACCAACCTGGTCCGGAGGGGAATGAACCCTCAGGAGGCCCTGGATGCCCCCAGATGGCAGTGGACCGGCGGGCTGGACGTCTCGGTGGAGCAGTCCTTCCCGTCCGACATGGCTCGGGCCCTCTCCCGGATGGGTCACCATATAACGGTTGTCCTCGAGCCGGACTCCTTCGGCAGAGGACAGATAATACTGAAAACCGACAAAGGCAGCCTGGTAGGAGCCACCGAGCCCAGAGCCGACGGAACAGTGGCGACCTGGTGA